A stretch of Chitinophagaceae bacterium DNA encodes these proteins:
- a CDS encoding cytochrome c: MKKKFSVILAGFLGLFLMAFVTKESFQKEWKVPDADKNKVNPQKADAASLANGKTLYNTHCKSCHGNKGKGDGPKAAQLDTESGDFTLASFQAQTDGALFYKTKVGRKDMPSYKTKIPDANDMWDVVNYMRTFK, translated from the coding sequence ATGAAAAAGAAATTTTCAGTCATCCTTGCAGGTTTTTTGGGTCTATTCCTAATGGCTTTTGTTACAAAAGAATCTTTTCAGAAAGAATGGAAAGTGCCTGATGCAGACAAAAATAAAGTGAATCCTCAAAAAGCCGATGCAGCCTCTCTTGCAAATGGAAAAACATTGTATAATACGCATTGTAAATCATGCCATGGCAACAAAGGGAAGGGAGATGGACCCAAAGCTGCACAACTGGATACAGAAAGCGGAGATTTTACGTTGGCCTCTTTCCAGGCACAAACCGATGGAGCTTTATTTTATAAAACCAAAGTTGGCCGAAAAGACATGCCTTCTTACAAAACTAAAATACCGGATGCCAATGATATGTGGGATGTTGTAAATTATATGAGAACATTTAAATAG